A stretch of Argiope bruennichi chromosome 10, qqArgBrue1.1, whole genome shotgun sequence DNA encodes these proteins:
- the LOC129989353 gene encoding ankyrin repeat domain-containing protein 49-like — protein MRPMSEKLDTDANDSNTASNPENAANENGDTREESIENETTDEPAENPVEADGEACKTSENVERQESQESFQAENDAENVLSEESVENLKHQSSTETVKQLSIDRDKDDDKSDWWSVNYQSLEDDKDDRRIEDMDGDPQKLILWAAEKNELETMKTLLEEDPNLVNARDNDLYTPLHRASYSNNVEVIKMLLSYDADISAKTRDGWEPLHCACKWDSIEAVSLLLQNGADVNAQTAGHITPLHLAASNAAGRRTLELLLWQPYIDPNVKNDAGDTAYDIAYRTGPLGALFEILEESVNVY, from the exons atgaGGCCAATGAGTGAGAAACTGGATACTGATGCGAATGATTCGAACACTGCATCAAATCCTGAAAATGCCGCGAATGAAAACGGGGATACAAGGGAAGAATCTATAGAAAATGAAACTACAGACGAGCCCGCAGAAAATCCGGTGGAAGCTGATGGAGAAGCATGTAAAACTAGCGAAAATGTTGAACGGCAAGAGTCCCAGGAAAGCTTTCAGGCTGAGAATGATGCAGAAAATGTGCTGAGTGAGGAATCAGTTGAAAATTTGAAGCACCAGTCTTCTACAGAAACTGTAAAACAACTTTCTATTGATAGAGACAAAGATGATGATAAATCTGATTGGTGGTCAGTTAACTACCAAAGCTTGGAAGATGATAAAGATGATCGTCGTATCGAGGATATGGatg GTGATCCACAGAAGCTGATATTATGGGCTGCAGAAAAGAACGAattagaaacaatgaaaacattacTTGAAGAAGATCCAAATCTTGTAAATGCAAGAGATAATGATTTATACACTCCTCTTCATAGAGCTTCCTATAGTAACAATGTTGAAGTGATTAAA ATGTTATTATCTTATGATGCGGACATCAGTGCAAAAACTAGAGATGGTTGGGAGCCATTACATTGTGCTTGCAAATGGGATAGCATTGAAGCTGTTTCTCTGCTGTTGCAAAATGGAGCGGATGTAAATGCTCAGACAGCGGGTCATATTACTCCTTTACACCTTGCTGCCTCCAATGCTGCTGGAAGGAGAACTCTTGAACTGTTGCTGTGGCAGCCTTATATTGATCCAAATGTTAAGAATGATGCAGGCGACACTGCTTACGATATTGCTTATCGTACAGGTCCCTTAGGTGCCTTGTTTGAAATATTAGAGGAATCTGTTAATGTCtattaa